A genomic segment from Nicotiana sylvestris chromosome 1, ASM39365v2, whole genome shotgun sequence encodes:
- the LOC104245987 gene encoding pentatricopeptide repeat-containing protein At3g62890-like, translating to MLKILLQPLYQNSFPPSSYAPIFQYLIGKNFLKLGQQVHAHLAVRGIYPNGLVAAKMVAMYASSGEIDSASHIFDNATEPSSLLYNAMIRALTLYGITDRTIQLYFQMHSLGLRGDNFTYPFVFKSCADLCDIWLGKCVHGSILRCGLVFDIYVGTSLIDMYVKCGDLIEARKQFDEMPVRDVSSWNALIAGYMKDGLFKYAEELFEKMPTRNIVSWTAMISGYAQNGLADKSLRLFDKMLDRDSEVRPNWVTIMSVLPACAHSAELERGRKIHSFARETGLEKNPSVQTALIAMYAKCGSLVDARLCFDQMNPKEKKLVAWNTMVTAYASHGCGQEAVSTFEDMIRAGVQPDGITFTGLLSGCSHSGLVDVGLRYFDCMSSVYFLEPGHDHYACVVDLLGRAGRLVDAYNLISQMPMAAGPSIWGSLLAAGRSHRNLEIAELAAKKLFILEPDNSGNYVVLSNMYAEAGMWEEVNYLRIQLKSQRIMKNPGCSWIEFEGKAHLFLGGDTSHPQAEQIYMFLEALPAKIRAAGYIPDTTFALHDVSEEEKEQNLSSHSERLAIAFGILNTSPDTVLRVTKNLRICGDCHTVIKLISKIYEREIIVRDVNRFHHFKDGSCSCRDYW from the coding sequence ATGTTGAAAATCCTCTTGCAACCATTGTACCAAAACTCATTTCCGCCCTCTTCTTACGCACCTATTTTCCAGTACTTGATTGGCAAGAATTTCCTCAAACTTGGCCAACAAGTTCACGCTCACTTGGCCGTTCGAGGGATTTATCCCAATGGATTAGTCGCAGCGAAAATGGTCGCTATGTATGCCAGCTCCGGTGAAATCGACTCCGCCTCACATATTTTCGATAATGCCACTGAACCCTCTTCGCTTCTGTATAATGCCATGATTCGAGCACTTACCCTTTATGGGATTACTGATAGAACAATACAGCTTTACTTCCAAATGCATTCTTTGGGTTTGCGTGGTGACAATTTTACTTATCCTTTTGTGTTCAAGTCATGTGCCGACTTGTGTGATATTTGGTTGGGGAAATGTGTTCATGGCTCAATATTGAGATGTGGGTTGGTGTTTGATATCTATGTAGGCACTTCTTTGATTGATATGTACGTTAAGTGTGGTGATTTGATTGAGGCTCGCAAACAGTTTGATGAAATGCCCGTGAGAGATGTGTCGTCTTGGAATGCATTAATTGCTGGGTATATGAAGGATGGGTTATTCAAATACGCTGAGGAGTTGTTTGAGAAAATGCCAACTCGGAATATAGTGTCGTGGACAGCAATGATTTCTGGATATGCTCAGAATGGTTTAGCTGATAAGTCGTTGCGATTGTTTGATAAGATGTTGGATCGTGACTCGGAGGTGAGGCCTAATTGGGTGACGATTATGAGTGTCTTACCTGCATGTGCGCACTCTGCTGAACTAGAACGTGGGAGGAAGATACATAGTTTTGCTAGAGAGACCGGATTGGAGAAGAATCCTTCGGTGCAAACAGCTCTTATAGCCATGTATGCGAAATGTGGCAGTCTGGTTGATGCTCGTTTGTGTTTCGATCAGATGAACCCGAAGGAGAAGAAGTTGGTTGCTTGGAATACAATGGTTACTGCTTACGCATCCCATGGTTGTGGGCAGGAAGCTGTTTCAACGTTTGAGGATATGATACGAGCTGGTGTACAGCCTGATGGGATTACATTTACAGGCTTGTTATCAGGTTGCAGCCACTCGGGTCTTGTGGATGTTGGACTAAGATATTTTGATTGTATGAGTTCCGTTTACTTTTTGGAGCCGGGACACGATCATTATGCTTGTGTGGTTGATCTACTTGGTCGTGCTGGACGATTGGTGGATGCATATAACCTCATTTCTCAAATGCCAATGGCAGCAGGACCAAGCATTTGGGGTTCGTTATTAGCTGCTGGTCGAAGCCATCGCAACTTAGAAATTGCAGAATTAGCAGCTAAAAAGTTATTTATCTTGGAACCAGACAACAGTGGGAATTATGTGGTGCTCTCAAATATGTATGCAGAAGCTGGGATGTGGGAGGAAGTGAACTACTTGAGGATCCAACTGAAATCACAACGTATTATGAAGAATCCTGGATGTAGTTGGATTGAATTTGAAGGAAAGGCCCATTTATTCCTTGGAGGAGATACATCTCATCCACAGGCAGAACAAATATACATGTTTTTAGAGGCACTGCCTGCCAAGATAAGAGCGGCTGGTTACATTCCAGATACTACTTTTGCTTTGCATGATGTGAGTGAAGAGGAGAAAGAGCAAAATCTGAGTAGTCACAGTGAGAGGCTGGCCATTGCCTTTGGCATTCTTAATACAAGCCCAGATACAGTTCTCCGAGTGACAAAGAATCTTAGAATCTGTGGAGACTGTCATACTGTTATAAAACTTATCTCGAAAATATATGAAAGAGAGATCATTGTAAGGGATGTGAATCGGTTTCATCATTTCAAAGATGGGTCCTGTTCCTGCAGGGACTACTGGTGA